A single genomic interval of Helianthus annuus cultivar XRQ/B chromosome 6, HanXRQr2.0-SUNRISE, whole genome shotgun sequence harbors:
- the LOC118479641 gene encoding photosystem I P700 chlorophyll a apoprotein A1-like: protein MGGPSNPNQEANSAPVAPPPPPFGYDNPIPTYAGSTAYNPFELPTHTNYNYAEAGPYLEVWPIVGQEILNGDVGGGFRGIQITSGFFQIWRAYGITSELQRYCTAIGALIFAALMLFAGWFHYHKAAPKLAWFQDVESMLNHHLAGLLGLGSLSWAGHQVHVSLPINQFLNAGVDPKEIPLPHEFILNRDLLAQLYPSFAEGATPFFTLNWSKYADFLTFRGGLDPVTGGLWLNQLLVQIT, encoded by the exons atgggtgggccttcaaacccAAATCAAGAGgcgaattctgcaccagttgcaccaccgccaccaccatttGGTTAcgataacccgatacctacatacgccggttccacagcATATAACCCGTTTGAGCTGCCGACTCACACCAACTACAATTACGCTGAAGCCGGCCCATAtttg GAGGTTTGGCCGATAGTGGGCCAAGAAATATTGAATGGTGATGTGGGCGGGGGCTTCCGAGGAATACAAATAACCTCTGGGTTTTTTCAGATTTGGCGAGCATATGGAATAACTAGCGAATTACAACGCTATTGTACCGCAATTGGTGCATTGATCTTTGCAGCGTTAATGCTTTTTGCTGGTTGGTTTCATTATCATAAAGCTGCTCCAAAATTGGCTTGGTTTCAAGATGTAGAATCTATGTTGAATCACCATTTAGCGGGGCTACTAGGACTTGGGTCTCTCTCTTGGGCGGGGCATCAAGTACATGTATCTTTACCTATTAACCAATTTCTAAACGCTGGAGTAGATCCTAAAGAAATACCACTTCCTCATGAATTTATCTTGAATCGGGATCTTTTGGCTCAACTTTATCCCAGTTTTGCCGAGGGAGCAACCCCGTTTTTCACCTTGAATTGGTCAAAATATGCTGATTTTCTTACTTTTCGTGGAGGATTAGACCCCGTAACTGGAGGTCTATGGCTAAACCAGTTACTGGTACAAATTACATAA